Part of the Streptomyces antimycoticus genome, GGCCAACCGCGCGACCATCGGCAACATGTCGCCGGAGTTCGGCTCCACCGCCGCGATCTTCCCCATCGACGGCGAGACCATCAACTACCTCAAGCTCACCGGCCGCAGCGAGCAGCAGCTCGCGCTCGTCGAGGCGTACGCCAAGGAGCAGGGCCTGTGGCTGGACCCGGCCGCCGAGCCGGAGTTCTCCGAGAAGCTGGAGCTGGACCTGGCGACGGTCGTCCCCTCGATCGCCGGCCCCAAGCGCCCGCAGGACCGCATCATCCTGTCCGAGGCCGCCGAGAAGTTCGCCCAGGACGTCCGCGTCTACGCCCCGGTGGCCGACCTGGACGAGGCGGGTGTCGAGTCCTTCCCGGCCTCCGACGCCCCGGCCGTCTCCAACGGCGTGCCCACCAAGCCGACCCCGGTGATCGCCCCCGACGGCTCGCAGTACGAGATCGACCATGGCGCCGTCACCGTCGCCGCGATCACCTCGTGCACCAACACCTCCAACCCGTATGTGATGGTCGCGGCCGCCCTGGTGGCCAAGAAGGCCGTCGAGAAGGGCCTCACCCGCAAGCCGTGGGTCAAGACCACCCTGGCCCCCGGGTCCAAGGTCGTCATGGACTACTACGACCGCGCCGGCCTCACCCCGTACCTCGACAAGCTGGGTTTCAACCTCGTCGGCTACGGCTGCACCACCTGCATCGGCAACTCCGGCCCGCTGCCGGAGGAGGTCTCCAAGGCGGTCAACGAGGCCGACCTGGCGGTCACCTCGGTGCTCTCCGGCAACCGTAACTTCGAGGGCCGGATCAACCCCGACGTCAAGATGAACTACCTGGCGTCCCCGCCGCTGGTCGTCGCCTACGCCATCGCCGGCTCCATGAAGGTGGACATCACCAAGGACGCCCTCGGCATCGACCAGGACGGCAACCCGGTCCACCTGAAGGACATCTGGCCCTCCGAGAAGGAGGTCGAGGAGGTCGTGGCCTCCTCGATCGGCCAGGAGATGTTCAACACCAGCTACGCCGACGTCTTCGCCGGTGACGCCCAGTGGCAGGCGCTTCCGGTGCCGACCGGCAACACCTTCGAGTGGGACCCGGAGTCCACCTACGTCCGCAAGCCTCCGTACTTCGAGGGCCTGACGATGGACCCGGCCCCGGTCGAGGACATCGCCGGGGCCCGGGTGCTGGCCAAGCTGGGCGACTCGGTCACCACCGACCACATCTCCCCGGCCGGTGCGATCAAGGCCGACACCCCGGCCGGCAAGTACCTCACCGAGCACGGTGTCGAGCGTCGTGACTTCAACTCCTACGGCTCGCGCCGGGGCAACCACGAGGTCATGATCCGCGGCACCTTCGCCAACATCCGGCTGCGCAACCAGATCGCGCCGGGCACCGAGGGCGGCTTCACCCGCGACTTCACCCGGGCCGCCGAAAATGACGGGGAAGCGCCGGTCTCCTTCATCTACGACGCGTCGCAGAACTACCAGGCCGCCGGGATCCCGCTGGTCGTCCTGGCGGGCAAGGAGTACGGCTCCGGCTCGTCCCGCGACTGGGCCGCGAAGGGCA contains:
- the acnA gene encoding aconitate hydratase AcnA, which codes for MSANSFDARSTLQVGDESYEIFRLDKVEGSARLPYSLKVLLENLLRTEDGANITADHIRALGGWDPQAQPSQEIQFTPARVIMQDFTGVPCVVDLATMREAVKELGGDPAKINPLAPAELVIDHSVIADRFGTPDAFTQNVELEYGRNKERYQFLRWGQTAFDEFKVVPPGTGIVHQVNIEHLARTVMVRNGQAYPDTLVGTDSHTTMVNGLGVLGWGVGGIEAEAAMLGQPVSMLIPRVVGFKLTGSLPTGTTATDLVLTITEMLRKHGVVGKFVEFYGEGVSSIPLANRATIGNMSPEFGSTAAIFPIDGETINYLKLTGRSEQQLALVEAYAKEQGLWLDPAAEPEFSEKLELDLATVVPSIAGPKRPQDRIILSEAAEKFAQDVRVYAPVADLDEAGVESFPASDAPAVSNGVPTKPTPVIAPDGSQYEIDHGAVTVAAITSCTNTSNPYVMVAAALVAKKAVEKGLTRKPWVKTTLAPGSKVVMDYYDRAGLTPYLDKLGFNLVGYGCTTCIGNSGPLPEEVSKAVNEADLAVTSVLSGNRNFEGRINPDVKMNYLASPPLVVAYAIAGSMKVDITKDALGIDQDGNPVHLKDIWPSEKEVEEVVASSIGQEMFNTSYADVFAGDAQWQALPVPTGNTFEWDPESTYVRKPPYFEGLTMDPAPVEDIAGARVLAKLGDSVTTDHISPAGAIKADTPAGKYLTEHGVERRDFNSYGSRRGNHEVMIRGTFANIRLRNQIAPGTEGGFTRDFTRAAENDGEAPVSFIYDASQNYQAAGIPLVVLAGKEYGSGSSRDWAAKGTALLGVKAVVAESYERIHRSNLIGMGVLPLQFPEGATAESLGLTGEETFDITGVTALNEGGIPETVKVKARDDRGGEVAFDAKVRIDTPGEADYYRNGGIMQYVLRSLIRK